A single genomic interval of Streptomyces showdoensis harbors:
- a CDS encoding proline--tRNA ligase, translated as MAKAPVQRMSQLMAKTLRDDPADAEVLSHKLLVRAGYVRRTAAGIWSWLPLGKKVLANVERVVREEMDAIGAQEVSLPALLPREPYEATGRWDEYGAELFRLQDRKGGDYLLGPTHEEIFTLLVKDQASSYKDLPVILYQIQTKFRDEARPRAGILRGREFLMKDSYSFDTEDAGLDASYGMHRAAYQRIFERLGLDYRICAATAGAMGGSKSEEFLAPAAAGEDTFADCPNCDFAANTEAVYQAVKPVDATEVPAAEEIPTPDTPTIETLAASLGVPASATLKNLLVKVDGEIVAIGVPGDREVDMDKVEAHFGPTATVELVTEEDFAQRADLVRGYVGPQGLEKVTYIADPRVAPGTAWITGANKPGTHTRNVVAGRDFEVEQYVDVVVVQDGDPCPKCGTGLKLDRAIEIGHIFQLGRKYADALKLDVLGQNGKPVRVTMGSYGIGVSRAVAALAEQTADEKGLCWPAEIAPADVHVVAAGKAQQIELALEVSDKLSAAGLRVLVDDRPGVSPGVKFTDAELMGVPKILVAGRRAGEGIVELKDRRTGEREELPVDEAIARLSA; from the coding sequence ATGGCCAAGGCACCGGTCCAGCGCATGTCCCAGTTGATGGCGAAGACGCTGCGCGACGACCCGGCGGACGCCGAGGTCCTCAGCCACAAGCTCCTGGTCCGCGCGGGCTACGTGCGCCGCACCGCCGCCGGCATCTGGAGCTGGCTGCCCCTGGGCAAGAAGGTCCTCGCCAACGTCGAGCGCGTCGTCCGTGAGGAGATGGACGCCATCGGCGCCCAGGAGGTCTCCCTGCCGGCCCTGCTGCCCCGCGAGCCCTACGAGGCGACCGGCCGCTGGGACGAGTACGGCGCCGAGCTGTTCCGCCTCCAGGACCGCAAGGGCGGCGACTACCTCCTCGGCCCGACCCACGAGGAGATCTTCACGCTCCTGGTGAAGGACCAGGCGTCCTCCTACAAGGACCTGCCGGTCATCCTGTACCAGATCCAGACGAAGTTCCGCGACGAGGCCCGCCCGCGGGCCGGCATCCTGCGCGGCCGCGAGTTCCTCATGAAGGACTCGTACTCCTTCGACACCGAGGACGCGGGCCTCGACGCGTCCTACGGGATGCACCGCGCCGCCTACCAGCGCATCTTCGAGCGCCTCGGCCTCGACTACCGCATCTGCGCCGCCACCGCCGGCGCGATGGGCGGCTCGAAGTCCGAGGAGTTCCTCGCCCCGGCCGCGGCCGGCGAGGACACCTTCGCCGACTGCCCGAACTGCGACTTCGCCGCGAACACCGAGGCGGTCTACCAGGCGGTGAAGCCGGTCGACGCCACCGAGGTGCCCGCCGCCGAGGAGATCCCGACCCCCGACACCCCCACCATCGAGACGCTCGCCGCCTCGCTGGGCGTGCCGGCCTCCGCCACGCTCAAGAACCTCCTGGTGAAGGTCGACGGCGAGATCGTCGCCATCGGCGTTCCCGGCGACCGCGAGGTCGACATGGACAAGGTCGAGGCCCACTTCGGCCCGACGGCCACGGTCGAGCTGGTGACGGAGGAGGACTTCGCGCAGCGCGCCGACCTGGTCCGCGGCTACGTCGGCCCGCAGGGCCTGGAGAAGGTGACGTACATCGCCGACCCGCGCGTGGCGCCCGGCACGGCGTGGATCACCGGCGCCAACAAGCCCGGCACCCACACCAGGAACGTCGTCGCGGGCCGCGACTTCGAGGTGGAGCAGTACGTCGACGTCGTCGTCGTCCAGGACGGCGACCCCTGCCCCAAGTGCGGCACCGGCCTGAAGCTGGACCGCGCGATCGAGATCGGCCACATCTTCCAGCTCGGCCGCAAGTACGCCGACGCGCTCAAGCTGGACGTCCTCGGCCAGAACGGCAAGCCGGTCCGCGTGACCATGGGCTCCTACGGCATCGGCGTCTCCCGCGCGGTCGCCGCCCTCGCCGAGCAGACCGCCGACGAGAAGGGCCTGTGCTGGCCCGCCGAGATCGCCCCGGCCGACGTCCACGTCGTCGCCGCCGGAAAGGCGCAGCAGATCGAGCTGGCCCTCGAGGTCTCCGACAAGCTCTCCGCCGCGGGCCTGCGGGTCCTGGTCGACGACCGCCCGGGCGTCTCGCCCGGCGTCAAGTTCACCGACGCCGAGCTCATGGGCGTCCCGAAGATCCTCGTCGCCGGCCGCCGCGCGGGCGAGGGCATCGTCGAGCTGAAGGACCGCCGCACCGGCGAGCGCGAGGAGCTTCCGGTCGACGAGGCGATCGCCCGCCTCTCCGCCTGA
- a CDS encoding GNAT family N-acetyltransferase — MLTQTSTRVLEPADLGAALAVLESAPVENAFVTARVQVAGLDPWRLGGEMWGWYADGRLRSLCYSGANLVPICATPEAVRAFADRARRVGRRCSSIVGPAGPTAQLWRLLEPGWGPARDVRAHQPLMVADGPSATVAPDPLVRRVRKDEMEVIMPACVAMFTEEVGISPMTGDGGLLYQARVAELVGSGRSFARIEDGKVVFKAEIGAATRQACQIQGVWVAPEHRGRGLSETGMAAVLQYALADVAPLVSLYVNDYNTPARAAYRRVGFDEVGAFMSVLF; from the coding sequence GTGTTGACGCAGACCTCCACCCGGGTCCTCGAACCCGCCGACCTCGGCGCCGCGCTCGCCGTCCTGGAGAGCGCCCCCGTCGAGAACGCCTTCGTGACCGCCCGCGTCCAGGTCGCCGGGCTCGACCCCTGGCGCCTGGGCGGCGAGATGTGGGGCTGGTACGCCGACGGCCGGCTGCGCTCGCTCTGCTACTCCGGCGCCAACCTGGTCCCCATCTGCGCCACCCCCGAGGCCGTCCGCGCCTTCGCCGACCGGGCCCGCCGGGTCGGCCGCCGCTGCTCCTCGATCGTCGGCCCCGCCGGCCCCACCGCGCAGCTCTGGCGGCTCCTGGAGCCCGGCTGGGGCCCCGCCCGCGACGTCCGCGCCCACCAGCCGCTCATGGTCGCCGACGGGCCCTCCGCGACCGTCGCCCCCGACCCGCTGGTCCGCCGGGTCCGCAAGGACGAGATGGAGGTGATCATGCCCGCGTGCGTGGCCATGTTCACCGAGGAGGTCGGCATCTCCCCGATGACCGGCGACGGCGGACTCCTCTACCAGGCCCGGGTCGCCGAGCTCGTCGGCTCCGGCCGCTCCTTCGCCCGCATCGAGGACGGCAAGGTCGTCTTCAAGGCCGAGATCGGCGCCGCCACCCGCCAGGCCTGCCAGATCCAGGGCGTCTGGGTCGCCCCCGAGCACCGCGGCCGCGGCCTCTCCGAGACCGGCATGGCCGCCGTCCTGCAGTACGCGCTGGCCGACGTCGCCCCCCTCGTCAGCCTCTACGTCAACGACTACAACACCCCCGCCAGGGCCGCGTACCGCCGCGTGGGCTTCGACGAGGTCGGGGCCTTCATGAGCGTGCTGTTCTGA
- a CDS encoding GNAT family N-acetyltransferase: protein MDDTKVVIGPVNLAARVDEALAVQARAFGLEADEIAVRRHIVLRHLLNPGARAYGATTPDGTLVGFVYGMPNDRGHWWSTIVEPYLRATGSEGWLDDSFVITELHVHPDFQGRGVGRGLITTITDGSDLPRSILSAIDTDSPARGLYGSLGYIDLARQVHFPSAPRPYAVMGAPLPLRRGN from the coding sequence ATGGATGACACGAAGGTCGTGATCGGGCCGGTCAATCTCGCCGCGCGGGTCGACGAGGCGCTCGCCGTGCAGGCCCGGGCCTTCGGGCTCGAAGCGGACGAGATCGCCGTGCGCCGCCACATCGTGCTGCGCCACCTGCTCAACCCGGGCGCCCGCGCGTACGGCGCGACCACGCCCGACGGGACGCTCGTCGGCTTCGTGTACGGGATGCCCAACGACCGCGGCCACTGGTGGTCCACCATCGTCGAGCCGTATCTCCGCGCCACCGGCAGCGAGGGCTGGCTCGACGACTCCTTCGTCATCACCGAGCTGCACGTCCACCCCGACTTCCAGGGCCGCGGCGTCGGCCGCGGGCTGATCACCACCATCACCGACGGCTCCGACCTGCCCCGGTCCATCCTCTCCGCCATCGACACCGACAGCCCCGCCCGCGGCCTCTACGGCTCCCTCGGCTACATCGACCTCGCCCGGCAGGTGCACTTCCCCAGCGCGCCCCGCCCGTACGCGGTCATGGGCGCGCCGCTGCCGCTCAGGCGCGGGAACTGA